The Ipomoea triloba cultivar NCNSP0323 chromosome 4, ASM357664v1 DNA segment GCTACGGCCACCCGGGTATGCCTTATGCCCAAATGAGCCATGAAGTTCTTAAATGGCCGGCTATCAAATTGTGTCCCGTTGTCTGTGATCAATTGAACGGGTACCCCGAAACGAGTAATCACATTTTTCCAAAGGAACTTTTGACACTGTTGAGAAGTGATAGTTGCCAAAGCCTTTGCTTCCACCCACTTAGTGAAGTAATCAATCGCCACAATCACATACTTTTTGCGTCCAGCTGCCATTGGGAATGCTCCGATCAGGTCCACTCCCCACCTCGCAAATGGTATTACCTCGCTGACGGGTTGATAGTAGGTGGCTGGTCGACCTGGTAACTTGTGAAATTCTTGGCAAGTGGCGCATCGTCGAACATACTGCTCGCAATCCAAGTTGATCGAAGGCCAGTAGTAACCCATTAGAACGATCTTTTGCGCGAGTGTTCTCGGTCCTTGATGGGCAGAACAGATCCCCTCATGAACTTCCTCCATCACAATTTTCGCCTCGTCGTTGGTTAAGCACCGAAGAAGCGGTCCACCATATGATCTTTTGTAGAGTCTATCATCGACCAATTGGAAGCGCGGTGCCCTCAacttaactttctttgcccgggAGGAGTCGTCAGGTAGAGTGCCGTTGGCGATGTAATTCTTCAAGTCGTACATCCAGTCTGGCTCGCCTATCTCGACCGGGTGGACCTCTATGACATCAATGCTTGGCGCTCCGACTTCTTCAATGCGTGCGATTTTGGACACGTATTCAGGagcttcttgagtcaacttggagagcatgtcagcgtccgTGTTCTCCATCCTTGGTATTTGGATCAGctcgtattttttgaattgttgtaGTAGTTCGAGCGCAATATCCTTGTACTGTATCATCCGGTCCTCCTTTGCATCGATCGTGCTGGATAGCTGTCCGATTATTAACCGGGAGTCTGATCGTGCCCTTAACCGTTCAGCCTTCATCTGCTTAGCCAGTCGCAACCCGCCGATGAGCGCCTCGTATTCTGCTTCGTTATTGGTAGGttggaatttgaaaatcaaggctTGATAAATCTTGAAGCCCTCAGGGGAGGTGAGCACAATTCCACCCCCACATCCCTTCTTGCTTGACGACCCATCAGTAGAAACTTCCCACCACGGTTCTTCCAGCGCAGTCGGTCGGTCGGGTTCCGGGTCGCGTGCGGTGCACTCGACGATGAAATCAACCAATGCTTGACCCTTGATGGCAGGACGGGGCTTATACTCAATCGCGAACTGGGTGagcatcatggcccatttgatTAATCGCCCTGATGATGTTGGATTCCTGAGGATCGTTCCTAACGGTTGATCGGTTAGCACTACTATCGGGTGAGCCTGGAAGTAGGCTGCAAGTCTTTTGGCTGTTGCCCAGAGCGCCAACGCtgtcttctcaaattttgtgtacctcAGCTCCGGTCCTTGAAGAGCTTTGCTCACGTAGTAGATCGGCTTCTGGATTCCCTTGTTTTCTTCACGGACGAGCACGGAGCTGACCGCTCGGTCGGACACAGCCAAATAAACGAACAAGACCTCATCTTTCTCTGGCTTCGATAGGACTGGTGCAGAGCTCAAGTACaccttcaaatcttcaaaaGCCGATTGACACGCCGGCGTCCATTCAAAGCCATTCGATTTTTTCAAAATCTGAAAGAACGGCAGAGACTTTTCGGCTGACTTGGATAGGAAACGGCTAAGCGCTGCTAGTTGACCGGTCAGTCGCTGAACATCCTTGACTGATCGGGGGGGTTGCATCTCCATTATCGCTCTGACCTTCTCGGGGTTTGGCTCGATCCCCCGccccgtcatcatgaaccccaagaattttcccgtctgaacagcaaaagtacacttacttgggttcagacgcaggttgaaagtttccatcaccttgaATGCCCGGGCAAGATCGGCAGGATGAGTTTCCTTCAGTCGACTCTTgatgagcatgtcatccacatatgcttCCATAGTCGACCCGAGCAATCCTTTAAACAGCTTGTTCACCATCCTTTGGTATGTAGCTCCGGAGTTCCGCAGACCAAATGCCATTACCACATAGCAAAACACTCCGTCTGGAGtgatgaaagcagtcttctcttcatcttccttgctcatgaagatttgatggtatcctttgAATGCGTCCATGAAACTTAGCAGCTCACACCCGGCTgtttcatcaaccatctggtcgGGATTTGGTAAGGGATATGGATCCTTCGGACAAGCTTTGTTCAAATCGGTGTAGTCCACGCACATTCTCCATGTTGGCGGTTTAGGCGCAAGGACTACATTGGCTAACCATTCCGGGTAGAGGACTTCTCGGACGTGCCCTACTGCCAAGAGTGTGGCGGTCTCCTTTTTCACGAATTCCCTTCTTTCACTCGAcaggtgccttttcttttgcttgaccgGTTTTGAACCTGGCTGGATTGACAAGCGGTGGCAAATGACAGATCGATCAACTCCGAGCATGTCTTCCGGTCCCCAAGCGAAAACATTCTTGTATCTCTGCAACACTCCAATGATGTCTTCACGTAGGTCGACAGGGAGTCCTCGACCGATCTTGACTACTCTTTCTGGTCGGTCGGAGTCAAGTATGATTTCTTCCAATTCTGAGGCAGGTTGTGGTTTTTCCTTCAGCTCTCCATGGTCGACCTGCTGGGATATGGTGTGAATCCTACTTTCCTCCCGGTCCGACTGCTTGACCGCTCGCACGTAGCATTGCCGAGCAGCACGTTGGTCTCCTCGGACCACTCCAATCCCATTAGGTGTATGGAACTTCATGCACAAGTGGCTCATGGATATAACAGCAGCTGCGCGAGTGATGCCTGGTCGTCCAAGTATAGCGTTGTGAACACATTTCAATTTTactaccacaaagtccatggtagtCTTCAATACGTTCGGTTGGCTGCCCAACTCCACGTCCAAGCGGATGACTCCCTCTGCTTCTATGGAGTCGCCAGTGAAACCAGACAGCGGGGTCCGAATGGGGGTTAACCGATCGGTGGACAAACCCAATTGTGTAAAGAcgtcaaaatataaaatgttcACAGAGCTCCCTGTGTCGACCAGCACCCGCTGGACATCCGTTCCGCTGACATCTAGTGTGACGACGAGCGGGTCATTTTGGGTTTCCCCATGGAGTGGTAGATCATCGTCAGTGAAAGATATTGGCTCTGTACGCTTTTTCTTCTCTCGGGGTTCCGAGTGGATCGTCCCAACGTATAAGTTCCTCGCCCATTGCTTCCTTTGGCGCGAAGAGTCACCTCCTTCAGGGCCCCCGTAGATGACGTGGATCACTGGTTTCTTTCCGACAGCCTTCTCGTCAGCTGTCCCAGGTGGGACGAATGCCTTGTTGTTCTTTTCGGGATTCCTTTTCCACACATTCCTCTCcgtttttcctttgtttctatctcccttcatcacaaattgccCCAACTCTCCATTCTGAATGAGTTGTTCGATGAGCACGCGCAAGGCCATGCACTCCGAAGTATTGTGTCCCTTGACTCTGTGGAAAGCACAATACTTGCTCTTGTCCTCCCCCTCAGGTACCGGCTCCGGCGGGTGGACCAGATTGCATTGCTCGGCAAACTGCAAAACTTCCACCAAGGGTCTGTTCAATGGAGTGAAACGTGGTACGTCATCTGGTCGGTTGTGTTGTTTGACGTGTTTGAACGGTGGTCTATTCTTCCTTTGATCATGGCCTCTGTCCCGATTGGCCGGTTGCTCATCACGTCTCTTTGCCATGTTGGCTTCGGTGGCGTCTGCATGATGTTTAGCTCTAGTGATGGCCTCCTCATAGGTTCGGGGGGGATTAACTATGAGGTCGTAGTAGAGCGCTCCAGAACAAAGTGATGCAAGGAAAGCTTGGATTGCTACCGGTCCTCCATTGGTTCAACCTCATCAACCTCACGTTCCCATCTGAATAAGAAAGTAGACAACGGTTCTCCCACAGCTTGATTCACCTTGTTCAGGCAAGTGTAAGATTTCTTTCTCGATTTACTTGCAGCGAAGCGCTTTACGAACTTATCGGCCAGCTGGCCGAAATTTCTGATCGACCCCCGCTCTAAATCCTTGAACCATTCGGCCGCCTTACCGACCAAGGTGGCGAAGAAAGCTCTGCAAATGACCGCATCGCTtactcccaacatcaacatgttgccataATACATGTCGACATGCTCTTGCGGGTCGTATCGCCCGGAATAAGTGTGGGCCAACGGGATCTGGAGGTCCTGCGGGTAGTGGGCATTCATGATGTCGTCCGTAAAGGGGGTGGAAATTAGCGGGCATGATGGTTCTTTTCTCACGCCGACTTTCTCGCGAAGTTCTTGTTGCAAACGATCTACTCTTTCCTGCATCCTGGCCATTTGGCGGCGGGGACTATCTTCTTCATCGAGTCGCCTCTCTTCCCTAGCCGGTTGATCATCTACTCGACTGGTCCGCCGATCACGTACTCGACCGGCTGGTCGTGCCCTTCTATCAGCTGAACGGGCGCCCCCATATTGTGCACTTCCAGTGCTGCTTTCCTCCACAGTCCTTCGGGACCTCTGTCTCGCGTGTTCATTGTCATTTTGGGGCCCCAAGCGAGATCTAACACTATTCTGGATGCGATCGAAAGCGCTCCTACGTTGGATGGGATCATACCGACGTCCCTCTCGATCGGACCTCCGTGTGCGATCCGTAGATTGGACTTCCTCCAAGTTACGatcttgaggttgggggtgcgacTGTTGCCTCTGGGAAGGTTGGAGCACCTGTTGTCCCACGGCGGGGATTTGAGGGATCGCCATCATTTGGGGAGTGGGTGATACAACATAGTATCCAGGAGTCCCCGGCCACGTTTGGTACATCGGAGTCAATCCTTGTTGTGGAGCTCCTTGCAACGGGTTTCCCCCAAGTGCACCTGGTGTTGGAGTCAGCATTTGGCCCGTAGGGGGCAGCATGGCATATGTTATTGGAATTTGAAAACTCGTCTGCCCAGCACGTTCGCCTACATTCGGGTTGACCGGTTGGGTAGGTCGTGCATCTTGCCTTTGGTTGGATGTCAGCTCGTTCATCAGGCTCCTGGATCGATCCAACTGGCGACGTAGATCATCTTCTGGGAGTGGTTCCATCACATTGTTGGGGTGAGGCCCAACCTGCCGGGTTGGACTCCCCCTACGCGCATGACTTTGGCTCAAACTTTTCCTGCTGTTCGTCATTTTGAGGTCAATAGAGGGTtgtgagaagaaagaaaaataacggGATAGACGAAGTGACTTGTCcagtccccacagacggcgccaatgatagcgttaatgtaaacggggtctacgattacgctacgaatacgtgtgcTACGGGTGGTGAAGGATGTCGCTCGGTGGGTCACCGGTCGACGACTGaacggttcgaagctatatcgctctacgagtGACGAACAGTCATAAAAAGTAAGCAAGAGAAAGATGATGatcaaatcgcaagtgtattagtctagtactgatgagttctctCCCCCCCAAATGAGGGGTGTGAtccccctatttatactaagcagGTCACGTGAGTACTCAACGGATGACATGCGgatggtctgacgtgtcatgtcGGCATTGGTCACCTTGAACAGTCGCTCTGCAGGATCTCCGTGACGTGCTCGAGGTGGCAGAGCAATTACTCACAAAATGCCATCACTTGTCGCCTCGAGCATTGCAAACGATTAGAATCTTCGGGGAGCTCAAATGATTCCTATAATTCGGAATCTCCTAGCTCCTTAGTAGGCTGCCCGTAGGGTGGCAATAAGTCGCCCGTAGGATGATAATAggccgaccgagtggttgttgacggagtgtagagtggttgatgcggaccgaccgagtggttgtcgacggagtgtagagtggtggatgcggaccgaccgagtggttgtcgacggagtgtagagtggtggatgcggaccgaccgagtggatgtcgacggaatgtagagtggtcgatgcggaccgaccgagtggatgtcgacggaatgtagagtggtcgatgcggaccgaccgagtggttgtcgacggagtgtagagtggtggatgcggaccgaccgagtggatgtcgacggaatgtagagtggtcgatgcggaccgaccgagtggttgtcaAGTAGGGTGGCAAAGTGCGCGCGTAGTCCaattgcgtatttacccatcaattAGTATGAAAGgcaatttgtttttgaaaatgaTAAAGGGCACTTTCGTCATTACGCATTGGTCTTTTAACGTACGACTCCACGTCCTATATAGACGCTATACTGGGTACTTGATGGCATTAACGTTGTGAATTGCCATTATACTACGCTTGGCCATGGCCGCTCCGATCAGCCTTTTATCGCTCTCTCTTCTTCTTACCCTCTGTGTCCTCTGCAAAGCCACGGCCCCTGGCCTCATTCTCACACTGGTTAACAACTGCCCATACACCGTCTGGCCGGCCATCCAACCAAAC contains these protein-coding regions:
- the LOC116016181 gene encoding uncharacterized protein LOC116016181 — translated: MAKRRDEQPANRDRGHDQRKNRPPFKHVKQHNRPDDVPRFTPLNRPLVEVLQFAEQCNLVHPPEPVPEGEDKSKYCAFHRVKGHNTSECMALRVLIEQLIQNGELGQFVMKGDRNKGKTERNVWKRNPEKNNKAFVPPGTADEKAVGKKPVIHVIYGGPEGGDSSRQRKQWARNLYVGTIHSEPREKKKRTEPISFTDDDLPLHGETQNDPLVVTLDVSGTDVQRVLVDTGSSVNILYFDVFTQLGLSTDRLTPIRTPLSGFTGDSIEAEGVIRLDVELGSQPNVLKTTMDFVVVKLKCVHNAILGRPGITRAAAVISMSHLCMKFHTPNGIGVVRGDQRAARQCYVRAVKQSDREESRIHTISQQVDHGELKEKPQPASELEEIILDSDRPERVVKIGRGLPVDLREDIIGVLQRYKNVFAWGPEDMLGVDRSVICHRLSIQPGSKPVKQKKRHLSSERREFVKKETATLLAVGHVREVLYPEWLANVVLAPKPPTWRMCVDYTDLNKACPKDPYPLPNPDQMVDETAGYGVFCYVVMAFGLRNSGATYQRMVNKLFKGLLGSTMEAYVDDMLIKSRLKETHPADLARAFKILKKSNGFEWTPACQSAFEDLKVYLSSAPVLSKPEKDEVLFVYLAVSDRAVSSVLVREENKGIQKPIYYVSKALQGPELRYTKFEKTALALWATAKRLAAYFQAHPIVVLTDQPLGTILRNPTSSGRLIKWAMMLTQFAIEYKPRPAIKGQALVDFIVECTARDPEPDRPTALEEPWWEVSTDGSSSKKGCGGGIVLTSPEGFKIYQALIFKFQPTNNEAEYEALIGGLRLAKQMKAERLRARSDSRLIIGQLSSTIDAKEDRMIQYKDIALELLQQFKKYELIQIPRMENTDADMLSKLTQEAPEYVSKIARIEEVGAPSIDVIEVHPVEIGEPDWMYDLKNYIANGTLPDDSSRAKKVKLRAPRFQLVDDRLYKRSYGGPLLRCLTNDEAKIVMEEVHEGICSAHQGPRTLAQKIVLMGYYWPSINLDCEQYVRRCATCQEFHKLPGRPATYYQPVSEVIPFARWGVDLIGAFPMAAGRKKYVIVAIDYFTKWVEAKALATITSQQCQKFLWKNVITRFGVPVQLITDNGTQFDSRPFKNFMAHLGIRHTRVAVAYPQANGQVENTNRTILDGLKKKLQTAGRGWVEELSYVLWTYRTTPRRATNETPFSLTYGFETKKGTWQLGG